From Penicillium psychrofluorescens genome assembly, chromosome: 1, one genomic window encodes:
- a CDS encoding uncharacterized protein (ID:PFLUO_000588-T1.cds;~source:funannotate): MADTNVLRPNSLAHVVFRTPNIKPMVEFWTTFLGAERVFGDDFIAFLRYDEEHHRVAIINEQGTLPKGQPTAGLHHVSFSYSSLGGLLQAWQKRESLGIKPTWCINHGPTTSIYYKDPDGNGIETQVDNYDTVEEANEFMTGKYFRENPIGTDFDPINLLARLDNGEDERAMKIRSEIGARTGVPAGV, from the coding sequence ATGGCTGACACAAACGTCCTGCGACCAAATAGCCTGGCCCATGTTGTTTTCCGCACTCCGAACATCAAGCCCATGGTGGAATTCTGGACCACGTTCCTTGGAGCAGAGAGAGTCTTTGGGGATGACTTTATTGCATTTCTACGCTACGACGAAGAGCATCATCGGGTTGCCATTATCAACGAACAAGGCACTCTTCCCAAAGGTCAACCTACAGCAGGTCTGCACCATGTGTCATTTAGCTATTCCTCGCTGGGGGGCTTACTGCAAGCCTGGCAGAAGAGGGAGTCTTTGGGAATCAAGCCAACCTGGTGTATCAACCACGGTCCCACAACCAGCATTTACTACAAAGATCCGGATGGCAACGGAATCGAAACCCAGGTTGATAATTACGACACGGTTGAAGAGGCAAACGAGTTTATGACCGGAAAGTACTTTCGAGAAAACCCCATCGGCACCGATTTTGACCCGATCAACCTGCTTGCTCGTTTGGACAatggggaggatgagagaGCCATGAAGATTCGATCAGAGATTGGGGCGCGAACTGGAGTCCCTGCAGGCGTTTAG
- a CDS encoding uncharacterized protein (ID:PFLUO_000586-T1.cds;~source:funannotate) — protein sequence MSKDESTQVFQGTSSEDVRLERLGYEQELKRSFGLLSMIGFSFSVVTSWTALSGVFIVGVTSGGPPVMVFSFIGVSLLTMAVAIPMAEMCSMYPVAGGQYSWVAALAPPKIARGLSYVTGWFMNIGILAMGATNNYIAANFVLGMANLVFPEYEITRWQTVLVAYLVAILSAGINIWGPNLLHRIAKFILIWNVGSFIVITIVLLATNDHKQSASFVFSEFQNDTGFGTGMAAIIGILQACFGMCCYDAPSHMTEEMHNASKEAPKAIILAVVLGAVTGFAFLLTLCFCIGNIDQTAKTSTGVPVIQIIYDSTNSKVATCILSSMISVIVIVAGLNLLAEGSRTVYAFSRDNGLPFSNFFSKVESKRQVPVNAIILTLAVQLALNSIDFGTTTGFETVIAISTEGFYLSYAVALVSRLAGYFTGHVTKLDGPYSFSVPVSIGLNFLGLLFLLFAAITFNFPSTYPVTHTSMNYTSAAIGVIGIISIVTWLTTGRKHFKGPAGVDFLKGESDASNAVKAADVPADEKS from the exons atgtccaagGACGAGAGCACTCAGGTGTTCCAGGGCACCTCCAGTGAAGATGTCCGCCTTGAGAGGCTGGGCTATGAGCAAG AGCTCAAGCGGTCATTCGGCTTGCTGAGCATGATCGGCTTTAGTTTTAGCGTGGTGACATC ATGGACGGCGCTGAGCGGTGTTTTCATTGTTGGAGTGACATCCGGTGGCCCACCAGTCATGGTGTTTAGTTTCATCGGCGTCAGTCTTCTCACCATGGCGGTTGCTATCCCGATGGCAGAGATGTGCTCCATGTATCCCGTGGCAGGCGGACAGTACTCTTGGGTTGCCGCACTTGCTCCTCCAAAAATTGCTCGTGGTCTATCTTATGTGACAGGCTGGTTTATGAATATCG GTATCCTAGCCATGGGAGCAACGAATAACTATATCGCGGCCAACTTTGTTCTAGGAATGGCCAATCTTGTCTTCCCCGAGTACGAGATCACACGGTGGCAAACCGTGTTGGTGGCCTATCTCGTTGCTATCCTGTCTGCAGGAATCAACATTTGGGGCCCGAACTTGTTGCACCGAATTGCCAAATTCATCCTGATCTGGAATGTTGGGTCGTTTATCGTCATCACaattgttcttcttgccacAAACGACCACAAGCAATCCGCTTCATTCGTCTTCTCCGAGTTTCAAAACGACACGGGCTTTGGAACGGGGATGGCCGCAATTATAGGGATCCTGCAAGCCTGTTTCGGTATGTGCTGCTACGACGCGCCATCCCACATGACAGAAGAGATGCACAATGCCTCTAAGGAAGCACCCAAGGCTATCATTCTAGCTGTTGTTCTGGGCGCCGTGACGGGATTCGCATTCCTCTTGACATTGTGCTTCTGCATCGGCAATATCGACCAGACTGCCAAAACCAGCACAGGCGTGCCCGTGATCCAGATCATCTATGACTCGACCAATAGTAAGGTCGCCACCTGCATTCTGTCTAGCATGATTTCCGTGATTGTCATCGTGGCAGGACTCAATCTTTTGGCCGAGGGCTCGCGTACTGTGTACGCCTTCTCACGGGACAATGGCCTGCCtttctccaacttcttcagcAAAGTCGAGAGTAAACGCCAGGTGCCCGTGAATGCCATTATCCTGACGCTCGCCGTGCAACTTGCCCTTAATTCTATTGACTTCGGCACAACCACCGGTTTCGAGACTGTTATTGCCATCTCGACAGAGGGGTTCT ATCTCTCCTATGCGGTGGCCCTGGTCAGCCGACTGGCCGGTTATTTCACAGGTCACGTCACCAAGCTCGATGGCCCGTACTCTTTTTCGGTGCCTGTGTCCATTGGGCTGAACTTCCTGGGTCTCTTATTCTTGCTTTTCGCTGCTATCACCTTCAACTTTCCCAGCACGTACCCTGTCACCCATACATCGATGAATTATACCAGTGCTGCTATCGGGGTCATTGGTATCATCAGTATTGTTACCTGGCTGACGACGGGTCGCAAACACTTCAAAGGTCCCGCGGGTGTTGACTTCTTGAAGGGGGAAAGCGATGCATCGAATGCTGTGAAAGCAGCCGATGTGCCGGCGGATGAGAAGAGCTGA
- a CDS encoding uncharacterized protein (ID:PFLUO_000583-T1.cds;~source:funannotate) — translation MKYVQLGTSGLRIAPIGVGCMSYGAHRTPNEWSLQEDDALPVLDHCYRSGLNFFDTANVYSAGSSEQILGKAIKKYAWNRDSIVVATKVHFPVGRNGEKPIGWGADQRDNAGYLNQYGLSRKHIFDSVDASLRRLDLSYIDLLQIHRFDPTTPITETMEALHDVVKSGKVRYIGASSMWAHQLLEMQYTARMNGWTQFISMQNLYNPIYREEEREMFPACLKFGMGGVPWSPLAAGFLARPWKTWADTTRGNGMSDKPFSEADKRINEKIEEIASQRGVSMAIVAIAWCLSKPFITAPILGLGKKERVDEAVQAVEFELSEEESQSIEELYEPKKVTGHK, via the coding sequence ATGAAGTACGTGCAACTTGGAACTAGCGGCCTCCGCATCGCGCCCATTGGCGTGGGCTGCATGAGCTACGGAGCCCACCGAACGCCCAACGAATGGTCTCTCCAGGAAGACGATGCTCTTCCCGTGCTGGACCACTGCTACCGCTCGGGTCTCAATTTCTTCGACACGGCAAACGTATACTCAGCCGGGTCCTCAGAACAGATCCTCGGCAAAGCGATCAAGAAATACGCCTGGAACCGCGACAGCATCGTCGTCGCTACCAAAGTCCACTTCCCCGTCGGGCGCAACGGCGAGAAACCCATTGGCTGGGGGGCCGACCAGCGTGACAACGCTGGCTACCTGAACCAGTACGGCCTGAGCCGAAAACACATCTTCGACAGCGTGGATGCGAGTCTGCGCCGGCTGGACCTGAGCTATATCGACCTGCTCCAGATCCACCGGTTCGATCCCACCACGCCGATCACGGAGACGATGGAGGCGCTGCATGATGTCGTCAAGTCTGGGAAAGTGCGCTACATCGGCGCGAGCTCGATGTGGGCGCATCAGCTTTTGGAGATGCAGTACACGGCGCGGATGAATGGGTGGACCCAATTCATCTCCATGCAGAATTTGTATAATCCCATCTACCGcgaagaagagcgggagATGTTCCCCGCGTGCCTGAAGTTCGGCATGGGTGGTGTGCCCTGGAGTCCGCTTGCCGCGGGGTTTCTGGCCCGGCCGTGGAAGACATGGGCGGATACCACTCGCGGCAACGGAATGAGTGATAAGCCCTTTAGCGAGGCGGATAAGAGGATCAATGAGAAaatcgaggagattgcgtCTCAGCGCGGAGTGAGCATGGCGATTGTGGCTATTGCGTGGTGCTTGTCGAAGCCGTTTATTACGGCGCCGATTCTGGggctggggaagaaggagcgcgTTGATGAGGCGGTTCAGGCTGTTGAGTTTGagttgagcgaggaggagagcCAGAGTATTGAGGAGCTGTATGAGCCGAAGAAGGTGACTGGACATAAATGA
- a CDS encoding uncharacterized protein (ID:PFLUO_000582-T1.cds;~source:funannotate): MAALQMSSSTTHRRRFPPSTGADRSRVICETSKGRHDVSVRIRNDLDTATRMINPLSPRPARPGSDDDEELVSRLASSDYTPPCRNDLERLIIKHGYPTPIVLSSLRDLTATQSPYNPPSRSRSHSNHFETRLSPSTTRPIPIPRPRRSPPIYDDLPVTPLTGRFETDAYLREWELSSLSARSQRAHSSLRSSRRGRHSSRTTKPSRMRADHSPFDYSSLVSPTMSMSPRRSTSPPPPRSLPQNQGKSVPGFPLGSLPRFHPAVYQSSSTAHNATGQPMSPRQSRQHHAYRTPTGSRDVMWQYRDWMDNGSPGPSAPRLDPLRSPGPVTPLALEDAQGYFVSSGSAKAAAERASREPVNKQSGPSPELVEKLLARENERTRQKNRKSAKGWS, encoded by the exons ATGGCTGCCCTGCAGATGAGCTCGTCCACCACTCACCGTCGGCGGTTCCCTCCCTCCACGGGCGCTGATAGGAGTCGGGTGATATGCGAGACATCGAAAGGGCGCCACGACGTCAGCGTGCGAATCAGAAATGACCTAGACACGGCCACTCGCATGATCAACCCGCTCAGCCCGCGCCCCGCTAGACCCGGATcggacgacgatgaagagctcGTCAGCC GCCTCGCTTCCTCCGATTACACTCCGCCCTGTCGTAACGATCTGGAACGGTTGATTATCAAACACGGCTACCCCACTCCTATTGTCCTGTCGTCCCTGCGTGATTTGACGGCCACACAATCCCCTTATAACCCGCCCTCGCGCTCTCGCTCCCACTCTAATCACTTCGAGActcgtctctctccttccaccaCCCGTCCCATCCCGATCCCCCGACCGAGACGGTCACCCCCCATCTACGACGATCTTCCCGTGACTCCACTGACCGGCCGTTTCGAGACGGACGCCTACCTGCGCGAGTGGGAACTTTCATCACTATCGGCCCGCTCCCAACGAGCACACTCTTCCCTCCGCTCCAGCCGTCGTGGTCGACACTCCTCGCGCACCACCAAGCCGTCAAGGATGCGCGCGGACCACTCACCCTTCGACTACTCTTCGCTTGTctcgcccaccatgtccatgtcACCACGCCGCTCGACATCCCCTCCCCCGCCCCGCTCTCTCCCTCAAAACCAGGGCAAATCCGTGCCCGGTTTCCCACTCGGCAGCCTCCCTCGCTTCCACCCGGCTGTCTACCAGTCCAGCTCGACGGCACACAATGCCACCGGCCAACCAATGTCCCCACGACAGTCTCGCCAACACCACGCCTATCGCACCCCGACCGGGTCACGCGACGTGATGTGGCAGTATCGCGACTGGATGGACAATGGCTCTCCCGGTCCGTCGGCCCCACGCTTGGATCCGCTGCGCAGTCCTGGCCCTGTTACCCCGCTGGCCCTAGAAGACGCTCAGGGATATTTTGTCAGTAGTGGCTCAGCCAAGGCCGCTGCTGAGCGCGCTTCCCGAGAGCCAGTCAACAAGCAATCCGGCCCGTCGCCCGaactggtggagaagctgctcgCTCGCGAGAACGAGCGCACTCGTCAGAAGAATCGCAAATCCGCCAAGGGGTGGTCATga
- a CDS encoding uncharacterized protein (ID:PFLUO_000580-T1.cds;~source:funannotate), protein MAVARSMRRTSPISLVLAALLAFGFICFLLSPSSPSSAVSSRQRQQDAAEHPLSPPTKPFFKSQQFRSDGVQAAPPVVHYNLNTLTSTSDSLANNERILILTPLSRFFHGYWDNLVKLSYPHELISLGFIVPKTKDGNAAVAALEKAIKQTQNGPIDTRFASISILRQDFEPPLTSQDEQVRHQLGNQKIRRESMSRARNSLVFTTLGPSTEWVLWLDADIVETPPTLIQDLTSHDRPVIVPNCMQRYYDTNEKRWMIRPYDFNSWIDSPTAQQLAESMGPDEILLEGYAELATYRGLMAYLTNGENLDPRRVIPLDGVGGTALMVKAEVHRDGAMFPAFPFYHLVETEGFAKMVKRLGYGVFGLPDYFVYHYNE, encoded by the coding sequence ATGGCCGTCGCACGCTCGATGCGACGAACGAGTCCCATCAGCCTGGTCCTGGCGGCGCTACTAGCATTCGGGTTCATCTGCTTCCTACTCTCACCCTCCAGTCCCTCCTCCGCGGTCTCCTCGCGCCAGCGCCAACAAGACGCCGCCGAACATCCCCTCTCCCCGCCGACGAAACCCTTCTTCAAATCCCAACAGTTCCGCAGTGATGGAGTGCAGGCCGCCCCGCCCGTGGTGCACTACAACCTCAACACCCTCACCAGCACATCCGACTCCCTCGCCAACAACGAgcgcatcctcatcctcacaCCCCTCTCGCGCTTCTTCCACGGCTACTGGGATAACCTCGTGAAACTAAGCTACCCGCACGAGCTGATCTCGCTGGGCTTCATCGTGCCCAAGACAAAAGACGGCAATGCCGCAGTCGCAGCactggagaaggccatcaagCAGACCCAGAACGGGCCGATAGACACCCGCTTCGCTAGCATCAGTATCCTGCGGCAGGACTTTGAGCCGCCGCTCACTTCGCAGGACGAACAAGTCCGCCACCAGCTGGGCAACCAGAAAATCCGCCGCGAGTCCATGTCCCGCGCGCGCAACAGCCTCGTCTTCACGACCCTCGGCCCGTCCACGGAGTGGGTGCTCTGGCTGGACGCAGACATCGTGGAGACACCACCAACGCTCATCCAAGACCTAACGAGCCACGACCGCCCCGTGATCGTCCCCAATTGCATGCAGCGCTACTACGATACGAACGAGAAGCGATGGATGATCCGGCCCTACGACTTCAACTCGTGGATCGATAGCCCGACCGCACAGCAACTCGCAGAATCTATGGGCCCCGACGAGATCCTGCTGGAGGGATATGCCGAGCTCGCCACCTACCGCGGGCTGATGGCCTACCTCACCAACGGCGAGAACCTCGATCCGCGCCGCGTCATCCCGCTagatggcgttggtggtACGGCGCTGATGGTTAAGGCTGAAGTGCACCGCGACGGGGCCATGTTCCCTGCGTTCCCGTTTTATCATCTTGTTGAGACGGAGGGGTTT
- a CDS encoding uncharacterized protein (ID:PFLUO_000585-T1.cds;~source:funannotate), which yields MSEQILAGKTCLVTGGAGGLGKVIATKFLEAGANVVVCDVNDERLQQTSTELSSKGPFKAIKTDITSQTEVQSLFDQLIQAFGKIDVLVNNAGIMDKFDPVGDLDFELWNRVMAVNLTAPFLLSKLAVRNMLEQPKPDGRIINIVSVAGKAGWAAGAAYTSSKHGLVGLTKNTASFYGNKGIRCNALMMGGMQTNIADALKTGMNMDGYGLSAPILEAVKAPLCDLDEVAGFCLNMTYGKGASVINGACIALDNGWTGMVG from the exons ATGTCGGAACAAATCCTCGCAGGCAAGACCTGCCTCGTCACCGGCGGTGCAGGCGGGCTCGGCAAAGTCATCGCCACTAAATTCCTCGAAGCAGGCGCCAACGTGGTTGTTTGCGACGTCAACGATGAACGGCTGCAGCAGACCTCGACAGAACTATCGTCTAAGGGCCCGTTCAAAGCCATCAAAACGGATATTACCAGCCAGACCGAGGTGCAGAGCCTATTCGACCAACTGATTCAGGCATTTGGCAAAATCGATGTGCTGGtcaacaatgccggcatCATGGACAAATTCGACCCGGTCGGCGACCTTGACTTTGAGCTGTGGAATCGCGTCATGGCTGTTAATCTCACAGCTCCCTTCTTGTTGAGTAAGCTCGCTGTGCGGAATATGCTGGAGCAGCCAAAGCCTGATGGTCGTATCATCAACATTGTCTCCGTGGCTGGCAAAGCCGGGTGGGCTGCCG GCGCTGCCTACACCTCTAGCAAGCACGGTTTGGTCGGGTTGACCAAGAACACCGCTTCGTTCTACGGTAACAAGGGCATCCGCTGCAATGCCCTCATGATGGGCGGGATGCAGACTAACATTGCCGATGCGCTCAAGACTGGCATGAATATGGATGGGTATGGGCTGTCGGCTCCCATCCTGGAAGCTGTCAAGGCGCCTTTATGTGATTTGGATGAGGTTGCTGGTTTCTGTCTGAATATGACCTATGGCAAAGGAGCTTCTGTTATCAACGGTGCATGCATCGCTCTTGACAATGGCTGGACTGGTATGGTTGGTTGA
- a CDS encoding uncharacterized protein (ID:PFLUO_000584-T1.cds;~source:funannotate): MGSELELNAESKPDRTITPVRIWWACWAGVWTVPIVLGIAYLIAHRNMPILRVRGLGLSLSAIVLLHMYWIFVQLHSTFYAVEPQACGYWIMGTWLPCGIALFHASNSRFLHVAKLQKRYAQPGNCLIDFRPPLRSKHDLVGRFRRLSYTAKVLIIVGISMLIQVFLTALMYIISRKWHSSWGIPGTEVHGTALEQKIERGRGWEWWPSVFWQFFWSWIIAPMVLWKSRNIHDTQGWRIQTIGCALANLPAIPMWHIALYVPAMAPVNEYWLPGQWICLSIYFMEIFTIFLPCWEVMRHQSLHRVTLDGIALQGSKTTINSRTKSFTSASTMVKGMIFGLKSRKGSVTTKASFDESILAMSALEFFLEDNPAPLQEFAALREFSGENIAFLTTVTEWKRSLPSAARDSTAPSDNNVKELTREHFNRALHIYADFVSLRHAEFPINITFKDLKKLERIFDSPTRILYGDNCKVDTIAPFETPGFSFRPFSTSAPSEDSEKTIRSSFSDDIKNEAEYSGKIPEEFDATVFDDSVQSIKFLVLTNTWPKFIRTFRTSTNYSNSLEAGMWNEHGP; encoded by the exons ATGGGCTCAGAACTGGAACTCAACGCCGAGTCCAAGCCGGATCGCACAATAACCCCGGTGAGAATCTGGTGGGCATGCTGGGCAGGCGTGTGGACTGTCCCCATTGTCCTAGGCATTGCCTATCTCATCGCTCATCGGAACATGCCTATACTGCGGGTCCGAGGTCTTGGGTTGTCCCTCTCTGCCATCGTGCTTCTTCACATGTATTGGATATTTGTTCAACTCCATTCGACGTTTTATGCTGTCGAACCTCAAGCTTGCGGGTACTGGATCATGGGCACCTGGCTGCCTTGTGGTATTGCCCTGTTCCACGCTTCCAACAGTCGTTTCCTCCACGTTGCCAAGCTGCAAAAGAGATATGCCCAGCCTGGCAACTGTCTTATTGATTTCCGTCCCCCCTTGAGGAGCAAGCACGACTTGGTCGGCCGCTTTCGCCGTCTCAGCTATACCGCCAAGGTCCTCATCATTGTTGGTATATCAATGCTGATTCAG GTGTTCCTCACTGCTTTGATGTACATCATTTCTCGCAAGTGGCATAGCTCCTGGGGCATACCCGGCACCGAGGTTCACGGTACCGCCCTCGAACAGAAGATAGAGAGGGGTCGAGGCTGGGAATG GTGGCCCAGCGTATTCTGGCAGTTTTTCTGGTCCTGGATCATTGCTCCCATGGTTCTCTGGAAGTCTCGCAACATCCACGATACACAGGGCTGGCGGATTCAGACAATCGGCTGCGCTCTCGCCAA CCTGCCCGCTATCCCAATGTGGCACATCGCTCTTTATGTTCCTGCTATGGCACCGGTCAACGAGTACTGGTTGCCTGGGCAGTG GATCTGCCTTTCTATCTATTTCATGGAAatcttcaccatctttcttccctgTTGGGAGGTCATGCGCCACCAGTCTCTGCACCGAGTGACGCTCGACGGAATTGCGCTACAAGGGTCAAAAACCACCATCAATTCCAGAACCAAATCCTTCACCTCTGCCTCTACTATGGTCAAAGGCATGATCTTTGGCTTGAAGTCAAGGAAGGGCTCCGTCACGACTAAAGCCAGCTTTGACGAGAGTATATTGGCTATGAGCGCTCTTGAGTTCTTCCTGGAAGACAACCCTGCTCCTCTTCAAGAATTCGCCGCCTTGCGCGAATTCTCCGGTGAGAATATTGCTTTCCTTACCACCGTCACCGAATGGAAGAGGTCGCTGCCTTCGGCTGCCCGGGACAGCACGGCCCCCAGTGACAACAACGTCAAGGAGCTTACTCGCGAGCATTTCAACCGCGCCTTGCACATCTACGCCGATTTTGTCAGTCTCCGTCATGCCGAGTTTCCTATCAATATTACGTTTAAAGATCTCAAGAAGCTCGAAAGGATCTTCGATAGCCCCACTCGAATCCTGTACGGCGACAACTGCAAAGTTGATACTATCGCCCCTTTCGAAACCCCGGGCTTCTCCTTTCGACCATTTTCAACGTCTGCACCTTCGGAAGACTCAGAAAAGACTATCCGGAGTTCATTTTCTGATGATATCAAGAACGAAGCAGAGTACTCGGGCAAGATTCCCGAGGAGTTCGATGCGACTGTCTTCGATGATTCGGTACAGAGCATCAAGTTCCTTGTTCTTACCAACACATGGCCCAAGTTTATCAGGACCTTCCGGACCTCTACAAACTACTCCAATTCTCTCGAGGCTGGCATGTGGAACGAACACGGGCCATAG
- a CDS encoding uncharacterized protein (ID:PFLUO_000587-T1.cds;~source:funannotate) yields MEILRNHNLVDEILQKTCPPRHMSQVAWQTSLGGSGPLDRKVIHKFECFGGNEGTEYAETYKRDAPLRSGNVPLLRLEPILRRLAEDKNPGKILFGHLMVDFTDEGESVAVKVANSNGNEAFYRCKYLISADGGRTIGPKLGIKMEGLRNMTDIVSVHFSADLSEYWDDRYFACHFINGECGTVFESGAIVPMGPNWGKYSDEWVFHFGFAMDDETRHQESALIPRIRELLKIPDLEMKVHKISHWAIESVLADRYRVGRVFLAGDAGNRRPPTTGLGLNTAIEDSLNIAWKLALVLKGKASEVILDTYEPERRAVGKVNCDWGLFTFSNSAVINTAVGLVPGQKEENRARFQALFEDSDKGYSFKAQVARIIDSQSIEFCAHGIELGFRYSEGFLLHDGSLPASRDPLGQRYFPTTKPGHRLPHVWLERDGKVLSTHDLAQNRTAFALVTDSEGGDWIAAAQKISKRLGIEIFIAEIGDRLPYRDYDDRWEILKGIQAGGAILIRPDNIVAWRSIYKSQNKGQELEDSLAHMILME; encoded by the exons ATGGAAATTCTTCGCAACCATAACCTAGTGGATGAAATCCTACAAAAGACATGTCCTCCACGACATATGAGCCAAGTTGCCTGGCAAACCTCCCTGGGCGGCTCAGGGCCACTGGATCGGAAAGTGATTCACAAGTTCGAGTGTTTTGGAGGGAACGAGGGAACTGAATATGCCGAGACCTATAA ACGCGACGCACCGTTGCGTTCCGGGAACGTGCCGCTTCTTAGACTTGAGCCAATTCTCAGGCGACTGGCAGAAGATAAGAACCCGGGCAAGATCCTGTTTGGGCATCTGATGGTAGATTTCACTGACGAAGGTGAATCCGTCGCGGTCAAGGTCGCCAATAGCAACGGAAATGAAGCTTTTTATCGGTGCAAATACCTAATTAGTGCTGACGGGGGGCGTACCATTGGCCCTAAGCTTGGAATCAAGATGGAAGGACTAAGGAATATGACCGACATAGTCTCAGTGCACTTTAGTGCCGACCTGTCCGAATATTGGGACGACCGATACTTCGCCTGTCACTTCATCAATGGTGAATGTGGTACCGTATTTGAAAGCGGCGCTATTGTCCCCATGGGACCAAACTGGGGCAAATATTCCGACGAATGGGTGTTTCATTTCGGATTTGCCATGGACGACGAGACTCGGCACCAAGAATCTGCCTTGATTCCGCGGATCCGCGAGCTGCTCAAAATTCCTGACCTGGAAATGAAAGTGCATAAAATCAGTCACTGGGCTATTGAAAGTGTTCTTGCCGATCGCTATCGGGTTGGAAGAGTCTTTCTTGCAGGTGATGCTGGAAACCGTCGACCGCCCACGACTGGCTTAGGTCTTAACACCGCCATTGAAGATTCATTGAACATTGCTTGGAAACTGGCTCTTGTCCTTAAAGGGAAAGCTAGTGAGGTTATTCTCGATACTTACGAACCAGAAAGACGCGCTGTTGGGAAAGTCAATTGTGACTGGGGCTTGTTCACATTCAGCAATTCGGCGGTAATTAACACAGCCGTTGGACTTGTTCCCGGCCAAAAAGAGGAAAACCGAGCTCGTTTCCAAGCTCTTTTTGAGGATTCCGACAAGGGATACAGCTTTAAGGCTCAGGTCGCTCGTATCATCGACAGCCAATCCATTGAATTCTGTGCCCATGGAATCGAGCTCGGCTTCAGATATTCCGAAGGGTTTCTCCTCCATGACGGAAGTCTTCCGGCGTCACGAGACCCTCTAGGACAGAGGTATTTTCCGACTACAAAGCCTGGACATCGTCTTCCGCACGTTTGGCTTGAGAGAGACGGCAAAGTGCTTTCTACGCACGACCTCGCTCAGAATAGGACCGCATTTGCCCTGGTCACTGATTCTGAGGGTGGCGATTGGATTGCCGCTGCCCAAAAAATCTCTAAAAGGCTTGGTATTGAGATTTTTATTGCTGAGATTGGCGACAGGCTACCATATCGGGACTACGATGATAGGTGGGAAATATTAAAGGGCATACAGGCCGGCGGAGCAATTCTGATTAGGCCGGACAATATTGTCGCTTGGAGGTCTATTTACAAGAGCCAGAACAAGGGTCAAGAGTTGGAAGACAGTTTAGCTCATATGATTCTTATGGAATAA
- a CDS encoding uncharacterized protein (ID:PFLUO_000581-T1.cds;~source:funannotate) produces the protein MSLAQAPVSAATPAMTGVTTDMADQKPMKGAAGGGSSAPAPATKKNHHGFVAGVFSGIAKLSVGHPFDTVKVRLQTSKDGHFRGPLDCTLQTVRKEGVRGLYKGATPPLVGWMIMDSVMLGSLTLYRRLLLENVFSNPHIRPWIPFSRSQPDLNVLPSFGHGIAGTMAGTTVSFIAAPVEHIKARLQVQYAADKSKRMYSGPIDCLRKITQTHGIRGLYRGLFATIFFRSFFFFWWGSYDVITRYMQRSTSLSTPSINFWAGGISAQLFWLTSYPSDVVKQRLMTDPMGGALNDGQRQFRGWKDAATAVWRERGWRGYWRGFVPCFLRAFPANAMALVAFEGVMRWQT, from the exons ATGTCTTTGGCGCAGGCGCCTGTGTCTGCTGCTACACCTGCAATGACAGGTGTAACGACCGACATGGCAGACCAAAAACCAATGAAGGGGGCGGCTGGAGGCGGGAGTAGTGCCCCCGCGCCagcaacgaagaagaatcatcACGGGTTTGTGGCGGGTGTCTTTTCGGGGATTGCGAAGCTGAGCG TTGGTCATCC ATTCGACACCGTCAAAGTCCGCCTCCAAACGAGTAAAGACGGCCACTTCCGCGGGCCGCTGGATTGCACCCTGCAGACGGTCCGCAAAGAAGGTGTGCGAGGGTTATACAAGGGCGCGACCCCTCCGCTGGTCGGATGGATGATCATGGACTCTGT TATGCTCGGCTCATTGACGCTGTACCGCCGACTACTCCTAGAGAACGTCTTCTCCAACCCTCATATCCGCCCTTGGATTCCTTTCTCGCGCAGCCAGCCAGATCTCAATGTGCTCCCGAGCTTCGGGCACGGTATAGCCGGGACCATGGCCGGTACGACGGTTAGCTTTATTGCTGCGCCCGTCGAGCATATCAAGGCCCGCTTGCAGGTGCAGTATGCCGCGGATAAGTCAAAGCGGATGTACAGTGGTCCGATTGACTGTCTACGCAAGATC ACCCAAACCCATGGCATTCGCGGCCTCTACCGCGGCCTCTTCGCAacgatcttcttccgctccttcttcttcttctggtgGGGCTCCTACGACGTGATAACGCGCTACATGCAGCGCTCGACCTCTCTCTCTACGCCATCAATCAATTTCTGGGCCGGTGGTATCTCTGCCCAGCTCTTCTGGCTCACCTCCTACCCGTCCGACGTGGTCAAACAGCGTCTAATGACCGATCCCATGGGCGGAGCGCTCAATGACGGCCAGCGCCAGTTCCGTGGCTGGAAAGATGCTGCCACGGCGGTCTGGCGAGAGCGCGGGTGGAGAGGGTACTGGCGGGGCTTTGTCCCGTGCTTCCTAAGAGCGTTCCCGGCGAATGCGATGGCGCTGGTTGCGTTCGAGGGCGTGATGCGCTGGCAGACCTGA